Genomic DNA from Corylus avellana chromosome ca4, CavTom2PMs-1.0:
GATTATATGGTACTTCGACTACCACACCACTTTTTGGGAAGTCAACAGCAATTGAGTGTAGCTTTGCAAGCTTAATGCATTTACCACTCATTGCCCTACGACGCTCCTTATCTGCAAAGACTTTGTGGGCATTATCAATGATTCCTAAATTGTCATTGACCATGTACTTGGGGAAATACTCTTGAACTTCCTGTAGCACAGAAGTAACATTCTTTAGTATGTATGGTATAGAAGGAATTTGATGCAAACAGGATAGATACCtatgaaagagaaatgataatcTTAGATAAAAAAAGAGGCTATTAATTAGAAATTTGATGGGAGCAAAAGCACGTTTCAAGGGTCCAACACATTAAAAAGTTTCTTATGAATGCCTTACATATTAGGACTCATGATATTGATGCTTGAGAAATCAAAATTGCGATTGAGTACCTCTATTGTAACATCATGATCGACTGGCACAGTTGGTGCTGGGCTGTAATCCATTGGTTCAATTTGCTTAGAAGGAATAAGATCAGGGTCCCAACAGACAAAGTATGTATCTCCATCCAAATCACTCCCGGAACATTCATTTGGGTGAGGCCTGACAATGCAATTATTACACTAAATTAGTCAACAGTGTCTACCTAGAGAATGTTGTATACAACATTCTGGTGTGTTACAAAAATAAGACAAAGAAAGCAACTTTCCACTATGTGTATGTTTGCAAGGGGATCATGCATACATAAATGCTAAATTTTATGTCGCTCTAGGATTATGTGTAAGCACAATTTGTCTGTGTATGTTTGAGTCTTTGAGGGTGTGTGTGCACATATCAATAGGATTTTAGAAGTATCTATTATGGGATATCAGTCTTACCTCGGTCCCTTTTGCGGAAAAACAACACAATCAACCATGTGCTGCAAAGCTGGAACATTAACAGCCCTTAGAACACGCACATCTCCTGGATAGAGACAAGGGTTTTTAGCAACAACTACCTTGccctcaaaaataaaattatttgggTCTGAACTGCTGGGACTGAACTTGAGCGAGGAATTGCTACCGAGCTGCTTACTAAAACGAGAAATCTGCGCAAATATTTGACCATACTCCAATATCCCGGTTTCATCAAGACATCCCATCATAGATCTTCCATTTGGAACATATATCCTTGATTTGTCCCGCAAGTCCATCAATGTAGATGCACGTAATACTTGTAGCATCATAAAAAGAAATGGTTCTTCATTTGGCTTGTAACCAGCAGCTAGCATTTCCTTTAGAATGGTTGGTATCTCTCCTGGGAACATAAACTCCAGTGCCTCCCGCGCGATCAACGAATCTGTTAATATAGCATTCAGTTGATCTATTGTCTCCCTTTGCTTCTTtatgaaaactttatccttaaCCCCGAGGTAAGATAAAAGAGTGATAATTTGGTGATTAAGAAAACAAGGTTGATACTTGCTCCATGTCAAAACATCCAGGGTTGTATTCTGTGAATTGTACTTGCACATGCTCTTTCTCAGTGACAGCTTAATCGATGATGTTGGATCGACAGCAACAACACCTTTAAACCCACCGTATCGAATCTGAAATGCAGATGGAACAGAATTTCTGCAGCCACATTTTGAAGCCACTTCGCGAGCCAATTCTGCAGATATCTTCCCTATACCATCCGAGAAGAAACAATATGTGATTCCAGATCTTTTTGCTTCTACATCAGGAATCATCTCAATTTCGTGCCTACCAACGTGCAGAGTTTTCCTGGAGGAGCTAAACGATTGACCAAGTCTGGCAGCATATTTTGCAACAATCCTTATTTCACGAAAATCACCCATCCACTCTCTGATGCCTGCTGCAGTAAGACCAGTTCTTGAAGCAAACATCCAAAGAGAATTTTCGCGTAATTGACTGTTTGAAAATGCAAGAAACTCAAACTTCTTATCACCAATAACAATGCCGTTTCTTAGAGTGGACAGTATCCTCTCATAAATGCTAGTGCGCTTGTCGTCCTCATTCGCAGAAGATGCTCGAGGAGATAAAACTGTCGCGTGCAGTTTATCCAAGTCCTCATCGACAAAAGAAACGCGAAGAAAATTATCAATATCTTCAGGATAATTGCGCAAGATGCGATTGGAGAGACTCACCTCTGGACCACGGAAATATACTTTAGATGGAGTTATTTGAACCCTGTGTACATATACCAACCCGTCATCTAAAGATATTGCAGGAGGTGTTGGAAGTCGCCCATCCGTGGCATATCTCTTATACTGCTCAGAAAGCCACCTTACAGGCTCATAGCAGCAGTCTTTTAGATGATACAGTTTGTCCAAGGCACTTTCTATATACTCGAGTTTTATTCTCGTAGGATCGACCAACCGACAAAAATTGATATCAATTGCTGGCCCAGGAAGACACCCATTCTGAACTAAGGAGTTGATCTTGAACAAGATTTTATATGGCAAGTTGAAGCTTGGGGGTGGATTCACAATGGGGACAAGACCTGAATTGCAGGAGAAATTAGATCCTTCCTGCAGAACAAATTGGCCTTCATTCTCTTCATAAAGCAGAAATTTTGGAAGCTGACCCTCAAGTGGAAGCTCCAAACATAGAGCAGAAGATTGGCCAATGCCACACAATGGAGTGAAATCAACTTCCCGAAACCACTGGTAACCTCCACGAGCACAAGAGACATCTTTCTTATGAATCTTGGGAGCACCAA
This window encodes:
- the LOC132179674 gene encoding probable RNA-dependent RNA polymerase 1 isoform X2; translation: MDIKALHFGYQISKETFSVLWKQEEDVSVGFDLEKRKWFFFLSHLSEAYKLEISYDSIWQIKLHRPRGQSTIFLLLQLLGAPKIHKKDVSCARGGYQWFREVDFTPLCGIGQSSALCLELPLEGQLPKFLLYEENEGQFVLQEGSNFSCNSGLVPIVNPPPSFNLPYKILFKINSLVQNGCLPGPAIDINFCRLVDPTRIKLEYIESALDKLYHLKDCCYEPVRWLSEQYKRYATDGRLPTPPAISLDDGLVYVHRVQITPSKVYFRGPEVSLSNRILRNYPEDIDNFLRVSFVDEDLDKLHATVLSPRASSANEDDKRTSIYERILSTLRNGIVIGDKKFEFLAFSNSQLRENSLWMFASRTGLTAAGIREWMGDFREIRIVAKYAARLGQSFSSSRKTLHVGRHEIEMIPDVEAKRSGITYCFFSDGIGKISAELAREVASKCGCRNSVPSAFQIRYGGFKGVVAVDPTSSIKLSLRKSMCKYNSQNTTLDVLTWSKYQPCFLNHQIITLLSYLGVKDKVFIKKQRETIDQLNAILTDSLIAREALEFMFPGEIPTILKEMLAAGYKPNEEPFLFMMLQVLRASTLMDLRDKSRIYVPNGRSMMGCLDETGILEYGQIFAQISRFSKQLGSNSSLKFSPSSSDPNNFIFEGKVVVAKNPCLYPGDVRVLRAVNVPALQHMVDCVVFPQKGPRPHPNECSGSDLDGDTYFVCWDPDLIPSKQIEPMDYSPAPTVPVDHDVTIEEVQEYFPKYMVNDNLGIIDNAHKVFADKERRRAMSGKCIKLAKLHSIAVDFPKSGVVVEVPYNLRPKTYPDFMEKPDKRTYKSQSVIGKLFREVIDIASCTSPINPFTREVAEQCYDSDMEVDGFEVYISDAFDYKNKYDSKLGNLMDYYGIETEAEILNGNILKMSKFFNKRKDMEAINYAVKALRKEARTWFNNGFSDTDSDTDVVNAKASAWYYVTYHYRYWGRYNEGMRRAHFLSFPWCIGDKLIQIKRKASCISALEHHFSHGLNLD
- the LOC132179674 gene encoding probable RNA-dependent RNA polymerase 1 isoform X1, which gives rise to MDIKALHFGYQISKETFSVLWKQEEDVSVGFDLEKRKWFFFLSHLSEAYKLEISYDSIWQIKLHRPRGQSTIFLLLQLLGAPKIHKKDVSCARGGYQWFREVDFTPLCGIGQSSALCLELPLEGQLPKFLLYEENEGQFVLQEGSNFSCNSGLVPIVNPPPSFNLPYKILFKINSLVQNGCLPGPAIDINFCRLVDPTRIKLEYIESALDKLYHLKDCCYEPVRWLSEQYKRYATDGRLPTPPAISLDDGLVYVHRVQITPSKVYFRGPEVSLSNRILRNYPEDIDNFLRVSFVDEDLDKLHATVLSPRASSANEDDKRTSIYERILSTLRNGIVIGDKKFEFLAFSNSQLRENSLWMFASRTGLTAAGIREWMGDFREIRIVAKYAARLGQSFSSSRKTLHVGRHEIEMIPDVEAKRSGITYCFFSDGIGKISAELAREVASKCGCRNSVPSAFQIRYGGFKGVVAVDPTSSIKLSLRKSMCKYNSQNTTLDVLTWSKYQPCFLNHQIITLLSYLGVKDKVFIKKQRETIDQLNAILTDSLIAREALEFMFPGEIPTILKEMLAAGYKPNEEPFLFMMLQVLRASTLMDLRDKSRIYVPNGRSMMGCLDETGILEYGQIFAQISRFSKQLGSNSSLKFSPSSSDPNNFIFEGKVVVAKNPCLYPGDVRVLRAVNVPALQHMVDCVVFPQKGPRPHPNECSGSDLDGDTYFVCWDPDLIPSKQIEPMDYSPAPTVPVDHDVTIEEFQEYFPKYMVNDNLGIIDNAHKVFADKERHRAMSGKCIKLAKLHSIAVDFPKSGVVVEVPFNLRPKTYPDFMEKPDKRTYKSQSVIGKLFREVIDIASCTSPINPFTREVAEQYYDSDMEVDGFEVYISDAFDYKSKYYSKLGNLMDYYGIETEAEILNGNILKMSKCFNKRRDMEAINYAVKALRKEARTWFNKGFSDTYSNTDVVNAKASAWYYVTYHYRYWGRYNEGMRRAHFLSFPWCIGDKLIQIKRKASCISALEHHFSHGLNLD